A single genomic interval of Gossypium raimondii isolate GPD5lz chromosome 11, ASM2569854v1, whole genome shotgun sequence harbors:
- the LOC105803125 gene encoding anamorsin homolog, with translation MDLRSERSTALVVTDDASYARNALDAIWSSENEDPKRLDPLIIFQTSSLARLPLQSSYVDQVIFFTRSVEFPVDELYAEIFRVMTPGGKLVVYRSFQIEISEVETALSALERKLLLAGFLEGERFQLKKIAHTVGIKAKKPSWKIGSSFAIKKTVKSPLKIQMDDDSDLIDEDSLLTEEDLKKPQLPTVGDCEVGSTRKACKNCTCGRAEQEEKVQKLELSADQLNNPQSACGNCGLGDAFRCSTCPYKGLPPFKLGEKVSLSGNFLAADI, from the exons ATG GATTTAAGATCGGAGCGGAGCACTGCATTGGTGGTTACTGATGACGCAAGTTATGCCCGTAATGCGCTGGATGCAATTTGGTCTTCTGAGAACGAAGACCCTAAACGCTTGGACCCTCTAATTATCTTTCAAACTTCTTCTTTAG CTCGTCTGCCATTGCAATCATCCTATGTAGACCAGGTCATTTTCTTCACTAGGTCAGTTGAATTCCCTGTTGATGAGTTGTATGCCGAAATCTTTAGAGTTATGACTCCTGGTGGGAAACTGGTGGTTTATCGAAGTTTTCAGATTGAGATAAGTGAAGTAGAGACG GCATTGTCTGCTTTGGAGCGCAAGTTGCTATTGGCAGGTTTTCTAGAAGGGGAACgttttcaacttaaaaaaattgcTCACACTGTTGGG ATTAAGGCTAAGAAGCCATCTTGGAAGATTGGATCTTCTTTTGCCATCAAGAAGACCGTGAAAAGTCCATTGAAAATTCAGATGGACGATGACTCAGATCTCATTGATGAAGATTCCCTCTTAACTGAAGAGGATTTGAAGAAACCCCAATTACCTACTG TTGGTGACTGCGAAGTGGGAAGCACAAGGAAAGCCTGCAAGAACTGCACTTGTGGAAGGGCCGAACAGGAGGAGAAAGTACAGAAGCTAGAACTGAGTGCTGATCAGTTGAACAATCCTCAATCAGCTTGTGGCAAT TGTGGACTAGGTGATGCATTTCGCTGCAGTACATGCCCATACAAGGGTCTTCCACCATTCAAGCTGGGCGAGAAG GTATCTCTGTCAGGGAACTTCCTTGCAGCTGACATTTGA
- the LOC105803129 gene encoding uncharacterized protein LOC105803129, with the protein MIIKRVIRSQNRVIVEGKNLVKKHIKQGPGHEGGIFTVEAPFHASNVQVLDPVTGKPCKVGVKYLEDGTKVRVSRGIGASGSIIPRPEILKMRTTPRPTVAGPKDTPMNLVLEKTYDPKSGKGMPEL; encoded by the exons ATGATAATCAAACGCGTTATTCGCTCTCAGAATCGTGTTATTGTCGAAGGGAAAAATCTG GTAAAAAAGCACATTAAGCAAGGACCAGGTCATGAAGGTGGTATATTCACTGTTGAAGCTCCCTTTCATGCTTCAAATGTTCAAGTTCTTGATCCTGTTACTGG GAAGCCTTGTAAGGTAGGAGTTAAATATCTTGAAGACGGAACTAAGGTGAGAGTGTCTAGAGGTATAGGAGCATCTGGTTCCATAATTCCCCGCCCTGAGATCTTGAAGATGAGGACTACACCCAGACCAACTGTTG CTGGTCCCAAGGATACTCCAATGAATCTTGTGCTGGAGAAGACATACGATCCTAAGTCTGGGAAGGGCATGCCTGAGCTTTGA